In Candidatus Desulfofervidus auxilii, one genomic interval encodes:
- a CDS encoding DNA-binding protein encodes MKKNIRVLMILIPVFVFSFCLDSFAQRGMRWKGSGGWGMRSQYCRMFNPNTVETIKGVVTGIEKFYPMRGMSYGVHLIVKTEKETISVHLGPAWFVENQDVKIGTGDKVEVKGSRIIFKGKPTIIAMEVKKEDGILKLRDERGVPLWAAWRRYQ; translated from the coding sequence ATGAAAAAAAACATTAGAGTATTAATGATATTAATTCCTGTTTTTGTCTTTTCTTTTTGCCTTGATTCCTTTGCTCAAAGAGGAATGAGATGGAAAGGTAGTGGTGGTTGGGGAATGCGCAGTCAATATTGCAGGATGTTTAATCCTAACACAGTAGAGACAATTAAAGGAGTGGTCACTGGTATAGAAAAATTTTATCCGATGAGAGGAATGTCTTATGGTGTTCATTTAATAGTGAAAACAGAAAAAGAAACAATTTCAGTCCATCTGGGGCCTGCCTGGTTTGTTGAAAATCAAGATGTCAAAATTGGAACAGGAGATAAAGTTGAGGTCAAAGGCTCACGCATTATTTTTAAAGGAAAGCCGACTATTATTGCTATGGAAGTCAAAAAAGAAGATGGGATTTTAAAGCTCAGAGACGAAAGAGGCGTTCCTCTTTGGGCTGCATGGAGGAGGTATCAATGA
- a CDS encoding multiheme c-type cytochrome, which produces MQAKITVMSISIFIVLFLLNSAIAREVCISCHKTVTPGLVKDWQTSKHHEMDVTCSVCHGKKHNSRKNVNLAQLPDEHVCAQCHETQFNQFIKGKHNLGWTALNAMPVTHLEPDELMEGGRGCGGCHNMGIKTEEQKKELHAKGYRYQNNSCDECHTRHSFSKKEALDPHACQQCHMGYDHPQWEMWSSSKHGARWFAKEAGGLSKDAPAPKCQDCHLPNGTHTNRTAWGFLGVRLPLPKDKQWAEDRITILKALGVLNPQTGKPTARLDVVKAADMVRLTEEDFQAEREKMIKTCSKCHSKSYARKQLEMGDEMLKKTDHLLAEAIKIVADLYQDGILKKPANYAFAYPDFLYFMRTGGGDFKEASYIEQVLFQMYMKHRMRTYQAFFHVNPDYAYWYGWAMMTKDLGEIRELARQMRGTHNSP; this is translated from the coding sequence ATGCAGGCAAAAATTACAGTGATGAGTATAAGTATTTTTATAGTATTATTCCTTTTAAATTCGGCCATAGCCAGAGAAGTCTGTATTTCTTGTCATAAAACAGTTACTCCAGGATTGGTAAAGGATTGGCAGACAAGTAAGCATCATGAAATGGATGTCACTTGCTCTGTTTGTCATGGGAAAAAACACAATAGTCGCAAAAATGTAAATTTGGCTCAATTACCTGATGAACATGTTTGTGCTCAATGCCATGAGACCCAATTCAATCAATTTATTAAAGGAAAACATAATCTGGGTTGGACTGCCTTGAATGCCATGCCTGTTACCCATTTGGAGCCTGATGAATTGATGGAAGGAGGAAGAGGTTGTGGAGGCTGCCACAATATGGGTATTAAGACTGAGGAGCAGAAGAAGGAATTACATGCAAAAGGTTATCGTTATCAAAACAATTCTTGTGATGAGTGTCATACGAGACATAGTTTTTCTAAAAAAGAGGCATTAGATCCCCATGCTTGTCAGCAATGCCACATGGGTTATGACCATCCCCAATGGGAGATGTGGAGCAGTAGTAAGCATGGTGCTCGCTGGTTTGCCAAAGAGGCAGGAGGACTTTCAAAAGACGCACCTGCTCCCAAGTGTCAAGATTGTCATTTACCTAATGGCACACATACCAATAGGACTGCCTGGGGATTTTTAGGAGTGAGATTACCTTTACCTAAAGATAAACAATGGGCAGAGGATCGAATAACAATATTAAAGGCTTTGGGTGTCTTGAATCCACAGACAGGAAAGCCTACTGCCAGATTGGATGTGGTAAAGGCGGCAGATATGGTGCGGTTGACTGAAGAGGATTTTCAGGCAGAAAGGGAAAAGATGATTAAAACCTGCAGTAAATGTCATTCTAAAAGCTATGCACGTAAACAATTGGAGATGGGTGATGAAATGTTAAAAAAGACAGACCATTTATTGGCTGAAGCGATTAAAATTGTTGCTGATCTCTATCAAGATGGCATTTTAAAAAAGCCAGCTAATTATGCCTTTGCTTATCCTGATTTTCTTTATTTTATGCGCACCGGTGGTGGAGACTTCAAAGAGGCATCTTATATTGAACAGGTGCTTTTTCAAATGTATATGAAGCACAGGATGCGCACTTATCAGGCATTTTTCCATGTTAATCCTGATTATGCTTATTGGTATGGCTGGGCAATGATGACAAAAGACTTAGGAGAAATTAGAGAATTGGCAAGACAAATGAGAGGGACACATAATAGTCCTTAG
- a CDS encoding Fur family transcriptional regulator, with translation MEFKKELEDKINLLRRKRIVITTPRLIILEYLLQNRIHPTAEEVYQDLRQRFPSLSLASVYNTLKLFSRLGITTELLLDKEKARYDINTIPHAHFKCLNCGKIYDLLDIKLPQKVTGHKVLSTQLYFYGVCQECLKKRSNK, from the coding sequence ATGGAATTTAAAAAAGAACTTGAAGATAAAATAAATTTATTAAGAAGAAAAAGGATAGTAATAACTACACCACGACTAATTATCTTGGAGTATCTGTTGCAAAATAGGATTCATCCCACAGCCGAAGAAGTCTATCAAGATTTAAGACAACGTTTCCCTTCTCTTTCTTTAGCCTCTGTTTATAATACACTTAAACTCTTCAGTCGGCTTGGAATCACCACAGAGCTACTTTTAGATAAAGAAAAAGCCCGTTATGATATCAATACAATTCCTCATGCCCATTTTAAATGTCTAAACTGTGGTAAAATATATGATTTATTAGATATAAAACTCCCTCAAAAAGTAACAGGTCATAAAGTTTTATCAACTCAACTTTATTTTTATGGTGTCTGTCAGGAATGTTTAAAAAAGCGTAGTAATAAATGA
- a CDS encoding L-threonylcarbamoyladenylate synthase, giving the protein MNLKLTNIEKAVQIIQKGGVVAYPTETFYGLGVDALNPRAVERLFKIKKRPSSKPISIIIPNINWLKYLIKEVPPIAQTLIEKHWPGPLTIIFAAKDILPKELTAETGKIGIRISSHPMAQKLAQLSETPVTATSANLSGMPPPNSPQEIHPQIKKQIDAILDGGFTKGGLPSTVIDVTVNPPIILRKGAIKVDQFGLDKNENKA; this is encoded by the coding sequence ATGAATCTCAAACTAACAAATATAGAAAAGGCAGTTCAAATTATTCAAAAAGGTGGTGTTGTTGCTTATCCTACTGAAACCTTTTATGGATTGGGAGTTGATGCCTTAAATCCCAGGGCAGTGGAAAGACTTTTTAAAATAAAAAAACGACCTTCTTCCAAGCCCATTTCTATTATTATCCCTAATATAAACTGGCTAAAATATTTGATAAAAGAAGTGCCTCCCATAGCACAAACCTTGATAGAAAAACACTGGCCTGGGCCATTGACTATTATCTTTGCGGCCAAAGACATTTTACCTAAAGAGCTTACAGCTGAGACAGGTAAGATAGGCATCCGGATTTCCAGCCACCCTATGGCCCAAAAATTGGCGCAATTGTCAGAGACACCTGTTACTGCTACCAGTGCCAATCTTTCAGGTATGCCTCCTCCTAATTCTCCGCAAGAAATTCATCCTCAAATTAAAAAGCAAATTGATGCTATTTTAGATGGTGGCTTTACCAAAGGAGGGCTCCCTTCCACAGTGATAGATGTAACGGTAAATCCACCAATAATTTTGAGAAAAGGTGCTATTAAAGTTGACCAATTTGGACTAGACAAAAATGAAAATAAGGCATAA
- a CDS encoding endonuclease Q family protein: MMFIADLHIHSKYSRATSKDMEVTTLYKWAKWKGIKVLGTGDFTHPHYLAELKKDLEPLGNGLFKLKNKGDEVCFMLTSEVSNIFSAQGKGRRIHTLILAPSFEVVDKINKQFSRRGDLLADGRPTFGFNLKELVKMVLDVSSDCLLVPAHAWTPWYGLLGANGGFDSIEEAFENETKNIYAIETGLSSDIAMNWRLSALDKISLISNSDAHSPHKIGREANVFTCECDYYEIIDTIKKKDRDRFLCTIEFYPQEGKYHYDGHRKCNVSFSPQQTKKHNYLCPVCKQRLTVGVMHRVETLADRPQGFRPPNAIPEIHLIPLEEIIAEAVNRQVGTKTVREEYERLVNHAPEFEILLKLPLDELAHFVPPKILEGIIRVREGNVLITPGFDGVYGEIKIFPESKKTKKEPIKQAGLF, encoded by the coding sequence ATGATGTTCATTGCTGACCTTCATATTCATTCAAAATATAGCAGAGCTACCAGTAAAGATATGGAGGTTACCACTCTGTATAAATGGGCAAAATGGAAGGGTATCAAAGTATTGGGCACAGGTGATTTTACCCACCCTCATTATTTAGCTGAATTAAAGAAAGATTTAGAACCTTTGGGAAATGGGTTATTTAAACTGAAAAATAAAGGAGACGAAGTATGCTTTATGCTTACTAGTGAAGTAAGCAATATTTTTTCGGCCCAGGGCAAAGGCCGCCGCATCCATACTCTTATCCTGGCCCCTTCTTTTGAAGTAGTAGATAAAATAAACAAACAATTTTCCCGACGGGGAGACCTTTTAGCAGATGGACGTCCCACCTTTGGTTTTAATCTCAAAGAACTGGTAAAAATGGTTTTAGATGTGTCTTCTGACTGCCTTTTAGTCCCTGCCCATGCTTGGACGCCTTGGTATGGATTATTAGGTGCTAATGGAGGATTTGATTCTATTGAAGAAGCCTTTGAAAACGAAACTAAGAATATTTATGCTATTGAAACTGGACTTTCTTCTGATATAGCTATGAATTGGCGTCTTTCCGCCTTAGATAAAATCAGTCTTATTTCTAATTCTGATGCCCACTCACCACACAAAATAGGTAGAGAGGCAAATGTATTTACTTGTGAATGTGATTATTACGAAATCATAGATACCATCAAAAAAAAGGATAGAGACCGTTTCCTGTGTACTATAGAATTTTATCCTCAAGAAGGGAAATATCATTATGATGGACATAGAAAGTGTAACGTTTCCTTTTCTCCACAGCAAACCAAGAAACATAATTATCTCTGTCCTGTATGTAAGCAAAGATTGACAGTGGGGGTAATGCATCGTGTAGAAACTTTGGCAGATAGGCCACAGGGTTTTCGCCCTCCTAATGCCATTCCTGAAATACACCTTATCCCTTTAGAAGAAATCATAGCCGAAGCGGTGAATAGACAGGTGGGCACTAAAACAGTAAGGGAAGAATATGAACGTTTAGTGAACCATGCTCCGGAGTTTGAAATATTACTTAAATTACCTCTAGATGAACTGGCCCATTTTGTGCCTCCCAAAATACTTGAGGGCATCATACGGGTGAGAGAAGGAAATGTCCTTATTACTCCTGGGTTTGATGGGGTATATGGAGAAATAAAAATCTTCCCTGAAAGCAAAAAAACAAAAAAGGAACCTATAAAACAAGCAGGTTTATTCTAA
- a CDS encoding DUF1992 domain-containing protein produces MFVFRKIAERRIQDAIERGEFDNLPGKGKPLPREDDVYHVPPELRMAYKILKNAGCLPPELMLRKEIKELKDLLETMEDEKEVYLCCRHLNFLIMKLNIMRPVSPLLEEGQVYYKKILYRIAKRRGKVELE; encoded by the coding sequence ATGTTTGTATTTAGAAAGATTGCCGAACGGCGAATTCAGGATGCAATTGAAAGAGGAGAATTTGATAATCTTCCTGGAAAAGGAAAGCCACTGCCACGGGAAGACGATGTCTATCATGTCCCACCAGAATTGCGGATGGCTTATAAAATTTTAAAAAACGCTGGTTGCTTACCTCCTGAATTGATGTTGAGGAAAGAAATTAAGGAGCTGAAAGATTTGTTGGAAACAATGGAAGATGAAAAAGAAGTCTACCTATGTTGCCGTCACCTAAATTTTCTTATTATGAAGCTCAATATTATGAGACCGGTTTCGCCCCTTTTAGAAGAAGGCCAAGTTTATTATAAAAAAATTCTTTATCGGATAGCCAAAAGAAGAGGGAAGGTCGAGTTAGAATAA
- a CDS encoding macro domain-containing protein, with the protein MQVKIKETILEILKGDITQLAVDVIVNAAGETLKMGGGVAGAILRAGGYKIQEECDKLAPIKAGEAVITTAGKLKAKYVIHAVGPRWGEGEEERKLQNAILNSLKLADKNKLRSIAFPAISTGIFGCPKEWAASIMIKTVLDYLKSKTHLEKVVFCLFSDEDYKCWSQTLTKMTETLGENLT; encoded by the coding sequence ATGCAGGTCAAGATTAAGGAAACTATTCTGGAGATTTTAAAGGGTGATATTACTCAATTGGCAGTAGATGTCATTGTTAATGCTGCTGGTGAAACATTGAAAATGGGAGGTGGAGTGGCAGGTGCCATTCTGCGCGCTGGTGGTTATAAAATTCAGGAAGAATGCGACAAGCTGGCCCCTATTAAGGCGGGAGAGGCAGTTATTACCACTGCAGGCAAGCTTAAAGCAAAATATGTAATTCATGCTGTGGGGCCCCGTTGGGGAGAAGGAGAAGAAGAGAGGAAACTCCAAAATGCGATTTTGAATAGTTTAAAGCTAGCAGATAAAAATAAATTAAGAAGTATTGCCTTCCCAGCTATAAGCACAGGAATTTTTGGTTGTCCTAAAGAATGGGCAGCCTCAATCATGATTAAAACAGTATTGGATTATTTAAAGAGTAAGACTCATTTGGAAAAAGTCGTTTTTTGCCTTTTTAGTGATGAAGATTACAAATGCTGGTCTCAGACCCTGACAAAAATGACTGAGACTTTGGGTGAAAATTTAACTTGA
- a CDS encoding GGDEF domain-containing protein yields MLIQEFMQKDVCHVTLETSFRKCIDQMVKRKVGSVVVIEEKKPVNIITESDILQAFCFFNTLDEITAKDIIAAIKPEKPLITALGTSTYYECYQLILKHGIKHLIITDGENNLIGIVAHADFIKYLNDFTMKDALTGAYTRHFLAFTLDRLIAEKKPFGMLFLDIDRFKLVNDNFGHRTGDLVLKEFSALLRRTLRKTDFVFRYGGDEFVIITPQTSPKEPKKVALKLLHITRHYIFNILGHEIKITFSGGVLSSNEFSLSSEELLDLADKGLYAAKHAGRNLICVIRKEGMEYAGQD; encoded by the coding sequence ATGTTAATTCAGGAATTTATGCAAAAAGATGTTTGTCATGTGACTTTAGAGACTTCTTTTCGTAAATGTATAGACCAGATGGTAAAGAGAAAAGTCGGCTCGGTGGTAGTAATAGAAGAAAAGAAACCTGTAAATATTATCACTGAATCTGACATTCTTCAAGCCTTTTGTTTTTTTAACACTTTAGATGAAATCACTGCAAAGGACATTATTGCGGCCATAAAACCAGAAAAACCGCTTATTACTGCCTTAGGAACTTCTACATATTATGAATGTTATCAATTGATATTAAAACATGGGATTAAACATCTGATTATTACCGATGGCGAAAATAATTTAATAGGAATCGTTGCCCATGCAGACTTTATTAAATATTTAAATGATTTCACCATGAAAGATGCTTTAACTGGTGCTTATACCAGGCACTTTCTGGCATTTACTCTGGATAGGTTGATTGCGGAAAAAAAACCATTTGGGATGTTATTTTTGGATATAGATAGATTTAAACTAGTAAACGACAATTTTGGTCATCGGACAGGAGACTTAGTGCTAAAAGAGTTTAGTGCTCTATTGCGTCGAACTTTACGGAAAACCGATTTTGTCTTTCGCTATGGAGGAGATGAATTTGTAATAATCACTCCCCAAACTTCTCCAAAAGAACCCAAAAAAGTGGCTTTGAAATTGTTACATATAACCCGCCACTACATTTTTAACATATTGGGACATGAAATTAAAATAACCTTTAGTGGTGGGGTTTTAAGTTCTAATGAATTTAGTCTTTCCTCCGAAGAACTCCTTGATTTAGCAGATAAGGGTCTTTATGCCGCTAAACATGCAGGAAGAAACTTAATATGTGTAATAAGAAAGGAGGGAATGGAATATGCAGGTCAAGATTAA
- a CDS encoding radical SAM protein, translating into MELKITELFYSIQGESSYIGLPCIFIRVCGCNLRCHYCDTKYAYHEGKYYSIEKIMKFVGKYHTKLVTITGGEPLLQPSVIPLTNCLLEKGYVVLVETNGSLPINVFSPKVIRVMDIKCPGSGMSNFMEWKNIDYLTIKDEVKFVLSDRDDYDWAKEIVLKYRLQRRCQVLFSPVFQKLSLSILAEWILSDQISVRLQPQLHKIIWGEIRRR; encoded by the coding sequence ATGGAGTTAAAAATAACAGAGTTATTTTATAGCATTCAAGGAGAGAGTTCTTATATAGGCCTACCTTGTATCTTTATACGTGTTTGTGGATGTAACCTTCGGTGCCATTATTGTGATACAAAATACGCTTACCATGAAGGGAAATACTATTCTATAGAAAAAATCATGAAATTTGTTGGTAAGTATCATACCAAATTGGTTACTATTACTGGAGGTGAGCCGTTGCTTCAGCCTTCAGTTATTCCTTTAACCAATTGTCTTTTAGAGAAAGGCTATGTGGTGCTTGTGGAAACAAATGGTTCTTTGCCTATAAATGTTTTTTCACCAAAGGTGATTCGTGTTATGGACATCAAGTGTCCTGGCAGTGGTATGAGCAATTTTATGGAGTGGAAAAATATTGATTACTTAACTATCAAGGATGAAGTTAAGTTTGTCCTATCTGATAGAGACGATTATGATTGGGCGAAGGAGATAGTCCTCAAATATCGACTTCAAAGAAGGTGTCAAGTGCTTTTTTCGCCTGTATTTCAAAAACTCTCTCTTTCTATTCTGGCTGAATGGATTTTGAGTGATCAGATTTCTGTAAGATTACAACCACAACTCCATAAAATAATCTGGGGGGAAATAAGGAGAAGATAG
- a CDS encoding site-2 protease family protein — MNIAAKIQQISILVPPILLAVTVHELAHGMVADHLGDPTPRLHNRLSFNPLKHLDFLGTLVFLITGMIGWAKPVPINASNFKSPKKDMLWVALAGPLSNVILAVGLAVIYRFMGQMSMPHGLLLDILKPIYFMLEAGVVVNLGLACFNLLPIPPLDGSHVLEAFLPDRYFIEFRHLQVYGMLFLLLLVFTGAIDYLIVPPLHFFIKTLLG; from the coding sequence GTGAATATAGCAGCCAAAATACAACAAATTAGCATTTTAGTTCCTCCCATATTATTGGCAGTCACTGTGCATGAGCTAGCTCATGGGATGGTAGCAGACCATCTAGGTGACCCTACCCCTCGGCTTCATAATCGTTTGAGTTTTAATCCTCTGAAACATTTAGATTTTCTGGGCACATTGGTATTTTTAATCACTGGGATGATTGGTTGGGCAAAACCTGTGCCTATTAATGCCTCTAATTTTAAATCTCCTAAAAAAGACATGTTATGGGTGGCCTTAGCAGGCCCGCTGAGTAATGTAATTTTAGCTGTTGGTTTGGCAGTCATATACCGTTTTATGGGACAAATGTCTATGCCTCATGGCCTATTGCTTGACATCTTAAAACCTATATATTTTATGTTAGAGGCAGGAGTGGTAGTTAATTTGGGATTGGCCTGCTTTAATTTATTGCCTATTCCGCCTCTGGATGGTAGTCATGTCTTAGAGGCCTTTTTGCCTGATCGTTATTTTATAGAATTCAGACATCTTCAAGTTTATGGAATGCTTTTTTTACTTTTACTAGTGTTTACTGGGGCTATAGATTATCTTATAGTGCCACCATTACATTTTTTTATAAAAACATTATTGGGTTAA
- the murJ gene encoding murein biosynthesis integral membrane protein MurJ, translating to MGVKAKVTRAAGIYTLGILVSRVLGFGREIAIAYFLGTGLAADAFFVAFRLPNLWRRLFAEGSLVIVFVPIFSESLLKSRLEAFKLARIVWTFLGGILSILSILGVIFAPWLVKLIAPGFSTLPAKFALTINLTRIMFPYLFFICLTALAIAILNALGYFAAPAFCYALLNVSMIVSLLLAHHFGWPGVYCLAIGVMIGGLLQLSLQLPFLWKEGFSLKPLWEYHPVLKRILTLMGPAVIGAAVYQISIFINTILASFLPSGSVSYLYYADRLVQFPLALFAFSFGTASLPTLSTQAVRKEFEVFKQTLCFSLQTVFFLILPASIGLIILRVPIITAILQRGAFSQISTYATAQALWCYAIGLIFFAALRLLNNAFYALQDTKTPVKISAWCLVGNIILGLILMHPFKHAGLALTTSIMALLNVVFLVYFLQKRVGPLFSGLFCQSVAKTLLASLGMGLVLLAIKHCLVSPIKILAVDIPVGVITFFIFAYMLKCSEIESIKQILWRKTVKIK from the coding sequence ATGGGCGTTAAGGCTAAAGTTACCAGGGCAGCAGGTATTTATACCCTGGGGATTTTAGTCAGTAGAGTATTAGGTTTTGGGCGAGAAATAGCAATTGCCTATTTTTTGGGCACAGGTTTAGCTGCTGATGCCTTTTTTGTAGCATTTCGCCTACCTAATTTATGGAGGCGTTTATTTGCTGAAGGTAGTTTGGTTATCGTATTTGTGCCCATCTTCTCAGAATCTCTTTTAAAATCGCGCTTAGAGGCCTTTAAATTGGCTCGTATAGTATGGACATTTTTAGGTGGAATTTTGAGCATTCTCAGTATTTTGGGAGTTATATTTGCCCCCTGGTTAGTAAAATTAATTGCCCCAGGTTTTTCCACATTACCTGCTAAATTTGCCCTTACCATTAATCTTACTCGGATTATGTTTCCCTATCTGTTTTTTATTTGTCTCACTGCCCTAGCCATAGCTATTTTAAATGCCTTGGGTTATTTTGCTGCTCCAGCCTTTTGTTATGCCTTACTTAATGTTTCTATGATTGTCAGTTTGCTTTTAGCTCATCATTTTGGGTGGCCAGGTGTATATTGTCTGGCTATAGGGGTAATGATTGGTGGTCTTTTGCAGTTAAGTTTACAGTTACCATTTCTCTGGAAGGAAGGTTTTTCTTTAAAACCTTTATGGGAGTATCACCCTGTCCTTAAACGCATTTTAACCCTTATGGGTCCAGCAGTAATAGGGGCAGCTGTTTATCAAATAAGTATTTTTATCAATACTATCCTGGCTTCTTTCTTACCCTCAGGTAGTGTATCTTATCTTTATTATGCCGATAGATTAGTTCAGTTTCCCCTTGCTCTTTTTGCTTTTTCCTTTGGCACTGCTAGTTTGCCCACTTTATCTACACAGGCAGTGAGAAAGGAATTTGAAGTCTTTAAACAGACCCTTTGTTTCAGTTTGCAAACTGTATTTTTTCTTATTTTACCAGCCAGTATTGGTCTTATAATATTAAGGGTGCCTATTATTACTGCAATTTTGCAAAGGGGGGCCTTTTCTCAAATTTCTACTTATGCTACGGCCCAAGCCCTATGGTGTTATGCCATTGGTCTTATCTTTTTTGCTGCCTTGCGTCTTTTAAATAATGCTTTTTACGCCCTTCAAGATACCAAGACACCAGTTAAAATAAGTGCATGGTGTCTGGTAGGCAACATTATTTTGGGCCTTATTTTAATGCATCCTTTTAAGCACGCGGGCCTTGCCTTAACTACTTCTATTATGGCCCTTCTAAATGTGGTTTTTCTTGTTTATTTTCTCCAAAAAAGGGTTGGACCTTTATTTTCTGGCTTGTTTTGTCAGAGTGTGGCAAAAACTTTGTTGGCCAGTTTAGGAATGGGCTTAGTATTATTGGCCATAAAACACTGTTTAGTCAGTCCCATAAAAATCCTGGCAGTAGATATTCCGGTAGGAGTTATAACTTTTTTTATCTTTGCTTATATGTTAAAATGTTCAGAAATAGAAAGTATTAAGCAAATTTTATGGAGAAAAACAGTCAAAATTAAGTAA
- a CDS encoding PxxKW family cysteine-rich protein produces the protein MLECETVKKGVACPFMTSKGCNFNGGACHPIVEQCQGCAHILETGEGKYCRICPDPAVKWRLGKCNFATHMKKNGNGKGHKRLNPLKASKRKTKGL, from the coding sequence ATGTTAGAATGCGAGACCGTTAAAAAAGGGGTGGCTTGTCCTTTTATGACTTCCAAAGGATGTAATTTTAATGGAGGGGCATGCCATCCCATCGTAGAACAATGTCAGGGTTGTGCTCACATTTTGGAAACAGGGGAGGGCAAATATTGCCGCATCTGTCCTGATCCCGCGGTAAAATGGCGGTTGGGAAAGTGCAACTTTGCTACCCATATGAAGAAAAATGGTAATGGGAAAGGCCATAAGAGATTAAATCCTTTAAAAGCCTCTAAACGTAAAACCAAAGGTTTATAA
- a CDS encoding S41 family peptidase, producing the protein MKLRSIFFSFLFLFFVTVNPAFSSHTSKTTYDYLKTFSEVLDIVQKNYVETPEAKELIYGAIRGMLGALDPHSSFLTPDEFKELQIETKGKFGGVGIEITIKDGWISVVSPIEDTPAYKAGIKPGDKIIKINGKSTKNMTLMKAVKLIRGKKGTKVTLTIWREGFTESKDFEIVRDIISIKSVKTKILEPGYGYVRLTSFQENTTSDLQKALLEMEKGKPSLKGIILDLRNNPGGLLEQAVRVSDEFLDKGKIVSVKGRTKEQYMEFKAHKNKHPHSYPMVVLVNEGTASAAEIVAGALQDNHRALIIGKPTFGKGSVQTVLPLKDGSALRLTTALYYTPKDRCIQAKGIVPDLTLADIKVSQPEKKPPHFLREKDLERHLKALEEMKIEEGKKPKDFLINIGLQVLKKWEAFTQLQY; encoded by the coding sequence ATGAAATTAAGGAGCATTTTCTTTTCTTTTCTTTTTCTTTTCTTTGTAACGGTTAATCCTGCTTTTTCATCCCATACCTCAAAAACTACTTATGACTATTTAAAAACATTTAGTGAAGTCCTTGATATTGTCCAAAAGAATTATGTAGAGACACCTGAAGCAAAGGAGTTGATTTATGGTGCCATTAGGGGTATGTTGGGTGCTTTAGACCCCCATTCTTCTTTTCTCACTCCTGATGAATTTAAAGAACTCCAAATAGAAACTAAAGGTAAATTTGGTGGAGTAGGTATTGAGATTACCATTAAAGATGGCTGGATTAGTGTGGTTTCTCCCATTGAAGATACACCTGCGTATAAAGCAGGGATAAAACCAGGAGACAAGATCATAAAGATAAATGGAAAATCCACTAAAAATATGACCTTGATGAAAGCAGTAAAACTTATTAGAGGTAAAAAGGGAACAAAGGTAACCCTTACTATCTGGAGAGAAGGATTCACAGAATCAAAAGATTTTGAAATTGTAAGGGATATCATTTCCATAAAAAGCGTTAAAACTAAAATATTGGAACCTGGTTATGGATATGTGAGATTAACCAGTTTTCAAGAAAATACCACTTCTGATTTACAAAAGGCTTTATTAGAAATGGAAAAGGGGAAACCATCTTTAAAGGGCATAATTTTAGACCTTCGGAACAATCCTGGTGGTTTATTAGAACAAGCAGTAAGGGTATCAGACGAGTTTTTAGATAAAGGAAAAATTGTTTCTGTAAAAGGTAGAACAAAGGAGCAATATATGGAGTTTAAGGCTCATAAAAATAAACACCCACATTCCTATCCTATGGTTGTTTTGGTAAATGAAGGGACAGCTAGTGCGGCAGAAATTGTAGCTGGGGCCTTACAGGATAATCATCGAGCTTTAATCATTGGTAAGCCAACCTTTGGAAAAGGTTCAGTTCAGACAGTTCTTCCCTTAAAAGATGGTTCAGCTTTAAGACTAACTACTGCCCTTTATTACACCCCAAAAGACCGCTGCATCCAGGCTAAAGGTATTGTTCCTGACTTAACTCTTGCAGATATAAAGGTAAGTCAACCAGAAAAAAAACCGCCCCATTTTCTCAGAGAAAAAGACTTAGAAAGACATTTAAAAGCCTTAGAAGAAATGAAAATTGAAGAAGGGAAAAAACCAAAAGATTTCCTTATAAATATAGGTTTACAGGTGTTAAAAAAATGGGAGGCCTTTACTCAGTTGCAATACTAA